The following is a genomic window from Deltaproteobacteria bacterium.
GAGGTTCAGCAGATAGAACACGACGGCGAGGATGTCGTCGCGCGACAGGATCTTCTGCTCGACATCGGTTGTGCGCCCGAGCTTGAAGTTCATCTTCACGCGCCCGACCTTCGACAGGTCGTAGCGCTCGGCGTTGAAAAAGAGGTTGTTGAACAGCGTCGTGGCGGTGTCCACCGTCGGCGGATCACCCGGGCGAAGGCGCTTGTAGATCTCGATCATCGCCTCGAGCGGCGTGTTGGTTTTGTCCTGGATCAGGGTGTCGCGAAGCGAGGTCGAAATGCGCGTCGTGCCGGTGTGCAGCACGACGAAATCGTTTACGCCGCGCTCGCGCATTTCGGCGATCAGCTCGGGGGTGACCTCCTGGCTGATCTCGCCGATGACCTCGCCGGTCTTCAGGTCGACCACGTCCTCGCCCAGGTAGGTGCCCGAGATGTCGTCATCGCCCAGCAGCACATCCTTGATGTTCGCGCGGGTCATCTTCATGACGGCGCCCTGGGTCACGCGCTTGTTCTTTTTCACGAACACCGTGTCGCCGTGCACGATGTCGAAGGGCGCGATCAGGCCCTGGAACCATTCGGGCACGAACTGCATCACCGCCTGTCCGTCGTCGCGCAGGTGGATGGCGAGTTTCTTGTAGTAGCGGTTGTAGTACGCCGCGAGGATCTCGTCGGCCGTGTACCCGAGCGCCTTGAGCAGGATCGTCGCCGGCATCTTGCGGCGGCGGTCGATGCGCACGTGCAGGATGTCCTTGGTGTCGAACTCGAAGTCGAGCCACGATCCGCGATAGGGAATGACGCGGGCGTTGTAAAGCAGCTTGCCGGAGACGTGCGTGCGGCCCTTGTCGTGGTCGAAAAACACGCCCGGGCTGCGGTGGAGCTGGCTGACGATGACGCGCTCGGTGCCGTTCACGATGAACGTGCCGCTGTCGGTCATGAGCGGGATGTCGCCGAAATAGACTTCCTGCTCCTTGATGTCGCGGACGTCCTGGCGCCCCGTCTCGTCGTCGGTGTCCCATACGACGAGCCGGATGACGACCTTGAACGGCGCGGCGTAGGTCATGCCGCGCTGCATGCATTCCTTGACGTCGTACTTCGGCTTTTCGAGCTTGTAGCAGACGAACTCGAGGCTGGAGGTGCCGGAGAAATCCTTGATCGGGAAAATCGAGGAGAAAACGCCCTGCAACCCGAGCTGTTCGCGTTCCGCGATCGGAACGTCGGCCTGCAGGAAACGGTCGTACGACCGTTTCTGAATGTCGATCAGATTCGGGATGTCGATGATCTTTCGGATCCGGGAATAGGTCTTGCGGTAGCGTTTCACGCTGCCCAACGACACGGCCATTCGGTACACCCCTTCCGCGTTTGAACCTGGCTCTTTGCCGTCGCCCGGCTCCGGCCGGGCGTTGGCTCTTGCAAACGGCTCAGGCGGACCGCGCATGCGGCCCGCCCGGCGATGACTTTCGGAATTACTTCACGTCGACCTTGCCGCCGGCGGCCTCGATCTTCTTCTTGATATCCTCGGCCTCGTTCTTGGAGATACCCTCTTTCACCGGCTTGGGCGGATTGTCCACGAGGTCCTTGGCTTCCTTCAGCCCGAGGCCCGTGATCGCGCGGACTTCCTTGATGACGGAAATCTTCTGCGCGCCCGCGTCGGTGAGAATGACGTCGAATTCCG
Proteins encoded in this region:
- the rplL gene encoding 50S ribosomal protein L7/L12; translation: MADLTMDDVLKYLDTLNALQISELVKTLEERWGVTAAAPVMMGAMPAGGGAEAAPVEEKTEFDVILTDAGAQKISVIKEVRAITGLGLKEAKDLVDNPPKPVKEGISKNEAEDIKKKIEAAGGKVDVK